One region of Juglans regia cultivar Chandler chromosome 4, Walnut 2.0, whole genome shotgun sequence genomic DNA includes:
- the LOC108985198 gene encoding G-type lectin S-receptor-like serine/threonine-protein kinase At4g27290 isoform X2, which yields MKLLLSICLCFISISFALDTLSPSKTLRDNGQTLVSTGDAFELGFFSPFDSKNRYIGIWFKNIPQKTVVWVANKNSPLTDDSGVLSINSTGNIFIHGNQSAMAIWSSNSSASNPILQLLNTGNLVLKDGADDGSYAWQSFDHPCDTLLPGMKLGWNLMTKQNWFLTSWKSLQDPASGDFTYKIDPLGLPQISLRKGSQIEFRSGTWDGVRFGGETLLRENPVFNPIFVFNTSYIFYSFENIDSSVISRFVVNQSGLIEHLTWSDRGEWVNIANMQKDECDMYGHCGPYGICNINKSPVCQCPTGFTPKVPKDWNVMDWAGGCIKKTPLNCGENEGFQKFSRLKLPDSSQLRKNGTVLSLKECKAACLRDCSCVAYAVTDASGCVVWFGALIDIREYNEFGQDLYIRMATSDLESNNNDRRTVVIVSVSVVFGVVLVASVCSFFIWKRTSRISKAQQLGVNNLSLDYNSSAAEEDQALPLFDVYAIATATNNFSFTNKIGEGGFGPVYKGVLPTGQQVAVKRLSKESGQGLKEFKNEVVLISKLQHRNLVRLLGCCIHGEDKMLVYEYMANRSLDLYIFNQTRGTALDWGKRLDIILGIARGLLYLHRDSRLRIIHRDLKASNILLDSEMNPKISDFGLARTFGGDQTEAKTKYAIDGLFSIKSDVFSFGVLVLEILSGQKNRGFYHPDHDYNLLGHAWKLWNEGRIMEVMDALMEKPVPKSEILRSIQVGLLCVQQQPEDRPTMPSVIMMLDGENDSLLQPKQPGFYTERYLTEAESSSTGKKPQTTNEITITKLQGR from the exons ATGAAGCTCCTTCTTTCCATTTGCTTGTGCTTCATCTCTATCTCCTTTGCATTAGACACCTTATCGCCGAGCAAAACTCTCAGAGACAACGGTCAAACTCTCGTTTCCACAGGCGACGCATTCGAATTAGGCTTCTTCAGTCCCTTCGATTCCAAAAACCGTTACATCGGAATCTGGTTCAAGAACATTCCACAAAAGACGGTCGTTTGGGTTGCCAACAAAAACAGCCCACTCACAGACGACTCAGGTGTCCTCTCGATCAATTCCACAGGAAACATATTCATACATGGAAACCAGTCCGCCATGGCCATCTGGTCTTCAAATTCTTCAGCCAGCAATCCTATCTTGCAACTCCTGAACACAGGAAACCTTGTGCTTAAAGATGGTGCGGATGATGGAAGCTATGCTTGGCAGAGTTTCGATCATCCCTGCGATACGTTGTTACCGGGCATGAAGCTTGGATGGAACCTAATGACAAAACAGAACTGGTTTCTGACTTCATGGAAGAGTCTTCAAGATCCAGCCTCTGGAGACTTCACCTACAAAATAGACCCTCTTGGTCTTCCACAGATCTCTCTTCGCAAAGGATCCCAGATTGAATTCAGAAGCGGGACCTGGGATGGTGTTCGTTTCGGCGGGGAAACTCTGCTCCGAGAAAACCCTGTCTTCAATCCCATCTTCGTTTTCAACACGAGTTATATCTTCTATTCCTTTGAAAATATCGATAGTTCTGTAATTTCAAGGTTCGTGGTCAACCAATCAGGCTTGATCGAACACCTCACATGGAGCGACCGCGGAGAGTGGGTGAATATAGCCAATATGCAGAAAGATGAGTGTGATATGTACGGACACTGTGGTCCTTATGGCATTTGCAACATTAACAAGTCCCCAGTTTGCCAATGCCCAACTGGGTTCACTCCAAAAGTACCTAAAGACTGGAACGTGATGGATTGGGCGGGCGGATGCATAAAAAAGACCCCGCTGAACTGTGGTGAAAACGAGGGGTTCCAGAAGTTTTCAAGGCTAAAGTTACCGGATTCTTCACAGCTTAGGAAAAACGGGACGGTTTTAAGCCTTAAGGAATGTAAAGCGGCTTGTTTGAGAGACTGCTCGTGTGTGGCTTATGCCGTAACTGATGCTAGTGGCTGCGTGGTTTGGTTCGGAGCCTTGATTGATATCAGAGAGTATAATGAATTTGGGCAAGATTTGTATATTCGGATGGCTACTTCGGATCTAG AATCCAATAACAACGACAGACGCACGGTGGTGATAGTGTCGGTATCCGTAGTATTTGGAGTGGTTCTGGTGGCCTCGGTCTGCTCGTTTTTCATTTGGAAGAGGACCTCCCGCATAAGCAAAG CTCAGCAACTGGGAGTAAATAATCTAAGTCTAGATTACAATTCTAGTGCTGCCGAGGAGGACCAAGCGCTACCTCTATTTGATGTTTATGCTATTGCAACAGCCACTAACAACTTCTCTTTCACGAATAAGATAGGTGAAGGAGGTTTTGGTCCTGTTTACAAG GGTGTGCTCCCAACTGGACAACAAGTAGCAGTGAAGAGGCTTTCCAAAGAATCAGGACAAGGCCTCAAAGAGTTCAAGAATGAGGTTGTCTTGATCTCGAAACTTCAGCACCGAAATCTTGTTAGGCTCTTGGGATGTTGTATTCATGGAGAAGATAAGATGTTGGTCTATGAATACATGGCAAACAGAAgtttagatttatatatattca ATCAAACAAGAGGTACTGCACTTGATTGGGGGAAGCGCTTGGACATTATACTAGGGATTGCTCGAGgacttctttatcttcatcGCGATTCAAGGCTAAGAATCATTCATAGGGATCTTAAGGCTAGTAATATTCtcttagatagtgagatgaatcCGAAGATATCAGACTTTGGCTTGGCAAGAACGTTTGGAGGTGATCAAACTGAAGCAAAAACAA AGTACGCCATAGATGGACTCTTTTCGATAAAGTCTGATGTCTTTAGCTTTGGGGTATTAGTTTTAGAGATATTAAGCGGACAGAAGAATAGAGGATTTTATCATCCCGATCATGACTACAACCTTTTAGGACAT GCATGGAAATTATGGAATGAAGGCAGAATCATGGAAGTAATGGATGCTCTGATGGAGAAGCCGGTTCCGAAATCAGAAATCTTAAGAAGTATTCAAGTTGGCCTGTTGTGTGTGCAACAACAACCTGAAGACAGACCCACAATGCCCTCTGTTATTATGATGTTGGATGGTGAGAATGATTCACTACTCCAACCTAAACAACCTGGATTTTACACAGAAAGATATCTCACAGAGGCTGAGTCATCATCGACAGGGAAAAAGCCACAAACTACAAATGAAATAACTATAACAAAGTTACAGGGCAGATAG
- the LOC108985198 gene encoding G-type lectin S-receptor-like serine/threonine-protein kinase At4g27290 isoform X1 — protein sequence MKLLLSICLCFISISFALDTLSPSKTLRDNGQTLVSTGDAFELGFFSPFDSKNRYIGIWFKNIPQKTVVWVANKNSPLTDDSGVLSINSTGNIFIHGNQSAMAIWSSNSSASNPILQLLNTGNLVLKDGADDGSYAWQSFDHPCDTLLPGMKLGWNLMTKQNWFLTSWKSLQDPASGDFTYKIDPLGLPQISLRKGSQIEFRSGTWDGVRFGGETLLRENPVFNPIFVFNTSYIFYSFENIDSSVISRFVVNQSGLIEHLTWSDRGEWVNIANMQKDECDMYGHCGPYGICNINKSPVCQCPTGFTPKVPKDWNVMDWAGGCIKKTPLNCGENEGFQKFSRLKLPDSSQLRKNGTVLSLKECKAACLRDCSCVAYAVTDASGCVVWFGALIDIREYNEFGQDLYIRMATSDLESNNNDRRTVVIVSVSVVFGVVLVASVCSFFIWKRTSRISKAQQLGVNNLSLDYNSSAAEEDQALPLFDVYAIATATNNFSFTNKIGEGGFGPVYKGVLPTGQQVAVKRLSKESGQGLKEFKNEVVLISKLQHRNLVRLLGCCIHGEDKMLVYEYMANRSLDLYIFNQTRGTALDWGKRLDIILGIARGLLYLHRDSRLRIIHRDLKASNILLDSEMNPKISDFGLARTFGGDQTEAKTSRVIGTYGYMSPEYAIDGLFSIKSDVFSFGVLVLEILSGQKNRGFYHPDHDYNLLGHAWKLWNEGRIMEVMDALMEKPVPKSEILRSIQVGLLCVQQQPEDRPTMPSVIMMLDGENDSLLQPKQPGFYTERYLTEAESSSTGKKPQTTNEITITKLQGR from the exons ATGAAGCTCCTTCTTTCCATTTGCTTGTGCTTCATCTCTATCTCCTTTGCATTAGACACCTTATCGCCGAGCAAAACTCTCAGAGACAACGGTCAAACTCTCGTTTCCACAGGCGACGCATTCGAATTAGGCTTCTTCAGTCCCTTCGATTCCAAAAACCGTTACATCGGAATCTGGTTCAAGAACATTCCACAAAAGACGGTCGTTTGGGTTGCCAACAAAAACAGCCCACTCACAGACGACTCAGGTGTCCTCTCGATCAATTCCACAGGAAACATATTCATACATGGAAACCAGTCCGCCATGGCCATCTGGTCTTCAAATTCTTCAGCCAGCAATCCTATCTTGCAACTCCTGAACACAGGAAACCTTGTGCTTAAAGATGGTGCGGATGATGGAAGCTATGCTTGGCAGAGTTTCGATCATCCCTGCGATACGTTGTTACCGGGCATGAAGCTTGGATGGAACCTAATGACAAAACAGAACTGGTTTCTGACTTCATGGAAGAGTCTTCAAGATCCAGCCTCTGGAGACTTCACCTACAAAATAGACCCTCTTGGTCTTCCACAGATCTCTCTTCGCAAAGGATCCCAGATTGAATTCAGAAGCGGGACCTGGGATGGTGTTCGTTTCGGCGGGGAAACTCTGCTCCGAGAAAACCCTGTCTTCAATCCCATCTTCGTTTTCAACACGAGTTATATCTTCTATTCCTTTGAAAATATCGATAGTTCTGTAATTTCAAGGTTCGTGGTCAACCAATCAGGCTTGATCGAACACCTCACATGGAGCGACCGCGGAGAGTGGGTGAATATAGCCAATATGCAGAAAGATGAGTGTGATATGTACGGACACTGTGGTCCTTATGGCATTTGCAACATTAACAAGTCCCCAGTTTGCCAATGCCCAACTGGGTTCACTCCAAAAGTACCTAAAGACTGGAACGTGATGGATTGGGCGGGCGGATGCATAAAAAAGACCCCGCTGAACTGTGGTGAAAACGAGGGGTTCCAGAAGTTTTCAAGGCTAAAGTTACCGGATTCTTCACAGCTTAGGAAAAACGGGACGGTTTTAAGCCTTAAGGAATGTAAAGCGGCTTGTTTGAGAGACTGCTCGTGTGTGGCTTATGCCGTAACTGATGCTAGTGGCTGCGTGGTTTGGTTCGGAGCCTTGATTGATATCAGAGAGTATAATGAATTTGGGCAAGATTTGTATATTCGGATGGCTACTTCGGATCTAG AATCCAATAACAACGACAGACGCACGGTGGTGATAGTGTCGGTATCCGTAGTATTTGGAGTGGTTCTGGTGGCCTCGGTCTGCTCGTTTTTCATTTGGAAGAGGACCTCCCGCATAAGCAAAG CTCAGCAACTGGGAGTAAATAATCTAAGTCTAGATTACAATTCTAGTGCTGCCGAGGAGGACCAAGCGCTACCTCTATTTGATGTTTATGCTATTGCAACAGCCACTAACAACTTCTCTTTCACGAATAAGATAGGTGAAGGAGGTTTTGGTCCTGTTTACAAG GGTGTGCTCCCAACTGGACAACAAGTAGCAGTGAAGAGGCTTTCCAAAGAATCAGGACAAGGCCTCAAAGAGTTCAAGAATGAGGTTGTCTTGATCTCGAAACTTCAGCACCGAAATCTTGTTAGGCTCTTGGGATGTTGTATTCATGGAGAAGATAAGATGTTGGTCTATGAATACATGGCAAACAGAAgtttagatttatatatattca ATCAAACAAGAGGTACTGCACTTGATTGGGGGAAGCGCTTGGACATTATACTAGGGATTGCTCGAGgacttctttatcttcatcGCGATTCAAGGCTAAGAATCATTCATAGGGATCTTAAGGCTAGTAATATTCtcttagatagtgagatgaatcCGAAGATATCAGACTTTGGCTTGGCAAGAACGTTTGGAGGTGATCAAACTGAAGCAAAAACAAGTAGGGTCATTGGGACATA TGGCTATATGTCTCCAGAGTACGCCATAGATGGACTCTTTTCGATAAAGTCTGATGTCTTTAGCTTTGGGGTATTAGTTTTAGAGATATTAAGCGGACAGAAGAATAGAGGATTTTATCATCCCGATCATGACTACAACCTTTTAGGACAT GCATGGAAATTATGGAATGAAGGCAGAATCATGGAAGTAATGGATGCTCTGATGGAGAAGCCGGTTCCGAAATCAGAAATCTTAAGAAGTATTCAAGTTGGCCTGTTGTGTGTGCAACAACAACCTGAAGACAGACCCACAATGCCCTCTGTTATTATGATGTTGGATGGTGAGAATGATTCACTACTCCAACCTAAACAACCTGGATTTTACACAGAAAGATATCTCACAGAGGCTGAGTCATCATCGACAGGGAAAAAGCCACAAACTACAAATGAAATAACTATAACAAAGTTACAGGGCAGATAG
- the LOC108985198 gene encoding G-type lectin S-receptor-like serine/threonine-protein kinase SD1-1 isoform X6 — protein sequence MSPEYAIDGLFSIKSDVFSFGVLVLEILSGQKNRGFYHPDHDYNLLGHAWKLWNEGRIMEVMDALMEKPVPKSEILRSIQVGLLCVQQQPEDRPTMPSVIMMLDGENDSLLQPKQPGFYTERYLTEAESSSTGKKPQTTNEITITKLQGR from the exons ATGTCTCCAGAGTACGCCATAGATGGACTCTTTTCGATAAAGTCTGATGTCTTTAGCTTTGGGGTATTAGTTTTAGAGATATTAAGCGGACAGAAGAATAGAGGATTTTATCATCCCGATCATGACTACAACCTTTTAGGACAT GCATGGAAATTATGGAATGAAGGCAGAATCATGGAAGTAATGGATGCTCTGATGGAGAAGCCGGTTCCGAAATCAGAAATCTTAAGAAGTATTCAAGTTGGCCTGTTGTGTGTGCAACAACAACCTGAAGACAGACCCACAATGCCCTCTGTTATTATGATGTTGGATGGTGAGAATGATTCACTACTCCAACCTAAACAACCTGGATTTTACACAGAAAGATATCTCACAGAGGCTGAGTCATCATCGACAGGGAAAAAGCCACAAACTACAAATGAAATAACTATAACAAAGTTACAGGGCAGATAG
- the LOC108985198 gene encoding G-type lectin S-receptor-like serine/threonine-protein kinase At4g27290 isoform X4, with protein sequence MKLLLSICLCFISISFALDTLSPSKTLRDNGQTLVSTGDAFELGFFSPFDSKNRYIGIWFKNIPQKTVVWVANKNSPLTDDSGVLSINSTGNIFIHGNQSAMAIWSSNSSASNPILQLLNTGNLVLKDGADDGSYAWQSFDHPCDTLLPGMKLGWNLMTKQNWFLTSWKSLQDPASGDFTYKIDPLGLPQISLRKGSQIEFRSGTWDGVRFGGETLLRENPVFNPIFVFNTSYIFYSFENIDSSVISRFVVNQSGLIEHLTWSDRGEWVNIANMQKDECDMYGHCGPYGICNINKSPVCQCPTGFTPKVPKDWNVMDWAGGCIKKTPLNCGENEGFQKFSRLKLPDSSQLRKNGTVLSLKECKAACLRDCSCVAYAVTDASGCVVWFGALIDIREYNEFGQDLYIRMATSDLESNNNDRRTVVIVSVSVVFGVVLVASVCSFFIWKRTSRISKAQQLGVNNLSLDYNSSAAEEDQALPLFDVYAIATATNNFSFTNKIGEGGFGPVYKGVLPTGQQVAVKRLSKESGQGLKEFKNEVVLISKLQHRNLVRLLGCCIHGEDKMLVYEYMANRSLDLYIFNQTRGTALDWGKRLDIILGIARGLLYLHRDSRLRIIHRDLKASNILLDSEMNPKISDFGLARTFGGDQTEAKTSRVIGT encoded by the exons ATGAAGCTCCTTCTTTCCATTTGCTTGTGCTTCATCTCTATCTCCTTTGCATTAGACACCTTATCGCCGAGCAAAACTCTCAGAGACAACGGTCAAACTCTCGTTTCCACAGGCGACGCATTCGAATTAGGCTTCTTCAGTCCCTTCGATTCCAAAAACCGTTACATCGGAATCTGGTTCAAGAACATTCCACAAAAGACGGTCGTTTGGGTTGCCAACAAAAACAGCCCACTCACAGACGACTCAGGTGTCCTCTCGATCAATTCCACAGGAAACATATTCATACATGGAAACCAGTCCGCCATGGCCATCTGGTCTTCAAATTCTTCAGCCAGCAATCCTATCTTGCAACTCCTGAACACAGGAAACCTTGTGCTTAAAGATGGTGCGGATGATGGAAGCTATGCTTGGCAGAGTTTCGATCATCCCTGCGATACGTTGTTACCGGGCATGAAGCTTGGATGGAACCTAATGACAAAACAGAACTGGTTTCTGACTTCATGGAAGAGTCTTCAAGATCCAGCCTCTGGAGACTTCACCTACAAAATAGACCCTCTTGGTCTTCCACAGATCTCTCTTCGCAAAGGATCCCAGATTGAATTCAGAAGCGGGACCTGGGATGGTGTTCGTTTCGGCGGGGAAACTCTGCTCCGAGAAAACCCTGTCTTCAATCCCATCTTCGTTTTCAACACGAGTTATATCTTCTATTCCTTTGAAAATATCGATAGTTCTGTAATTTCAAGGTTCGTGGTCAACCAATCAGGCTTGATCGAACACCTCACATGGAGCGACCGCGGAGAGTGGGTGAATATAGCCAATATGCAGAAAGATGAGTGTGATATGTACGGACACTGTGGTCCTTATGGCATTTGCAACATTAACAAGTCCCCAGTTTGCCAATGCCCAACTGGGTTCACTCCAAAAGTACCTAAAGACTGGAACGTGATGGATTGGGCGGGCGGATGCATAAAAAAGACCCCGCTGAACTGTGGTGAAAACGAGGGGTTCCAGAAGTTTTCAAGGCTAAAGTTACCGGATTCTTCACAGCTTAGGAAAAACGGGACGGTTTTAAGCCTTAAGGAATGTAAAGCGGCTTGTTTGAGAGACTGCTCGTGTGTGGCTTATGCCGTAACTGATGCTAGTGGCTGCGTGGTTTGGTTCGGAGCCTTGATTGATATCAGAGAGTATAATGAATTTGGGCAAGATTTGTATATTCGGATGGCTACTTCGGATCTAG AATCCAATAACAACGACAGACGCACGGTGGTGATAGTGTCGGTATCCGTAGTATTTGGAGTGGTTCTGGTGGCCTCGGTCTGCTCGTTTTTCATTTGGAAGAGGACCTCCCGCATAAGCAAAG CTCAGCAACTGGGAGTAAATAATCTAAGTCTAGATTACAATTCTAGTGCTGCCGAGGAGGACCAAGCGCTACCTCTATTTGATGTTTATGCTATTGCAACAGCCACTAACAACTTCTCTTTCACGAATAAGATAGGTGAAGGAGGTTTTGGTCCTGTTTACAAG GGTGTGCTCCCAACTGGACAACAAGTAGCAGTGAAGAGGCTTTCCAAAGAATCAGGACAAGGCCTCAAAGAGTTCAAGAATGAGGTTGTCTTGATCTCGAAACTTCAGCACCGAAATCTTGTTAGGCTCTTGGGATGTTGTATTCATGGAGAAGATAAGATGTTGGTCTATGAATACATGGCAAACAGAAgtttagatttatatatattca ATCAAACAAGAGGTACTGCACTTGATTGGGGGAAGCGCTTGGACATTATACTAGGGATTGCTCGAGgacttctttatcttcatcGCGATTCAAGGCTAAGAATCATTCATAGGGATCTTAAGGCTAGTAATATTCtcttagatagtgagatgaatcCGAAGATATCAGACTTTGGCTTGGCAAGAACGTTTGGAGGTGATCAAACTGAAGCAAAAACAAGTAGGGTCATTGGGACATA G
- the LOC108985198 gene encoding G-type lectin S-receptor-like serine/threonine-protein kinase At4g27290 isoform X3, giving the protein MKLLLSICLCFISISFALDTLSPSKTLRDNGQTLVSTGDAFELGFFSPFDSKNRYIGIWFKNIPQKTVVWVANKNSPLTDDSGVLSINSTGNIFIHGNQSAMAIWSSNSSASNPILQLLNTGNLVLKDGADDGSYAWQSFDHPCDTLLPGMKLGWNLMTKQNWFLTSWKSLQDPASGDFTYKIDPLGLPQISLRKGSQIEFRSGTWDGVRFGGETLLRENPVFNPIFVFNTSYIFYSFENIDSSVISRFVVNQSGLIEHLTWSDRGEWVNIANMQKDECDMYGHCGPYGICNINKSPVCQCPTGFTPKVPKDWNVMDWAGGCIKKTPLNCGENEGFQKFSRLKLPDSSQLRKNGTVLSLKECKAACLRDCSCVAYAVTDASGCVVWFGALIDIREYNEFGQDLYIRMATSDLESNNNDRRTVVIVSVSVVFGVVLVASVCSFFIWKRTSRISKAQQLGVNNLSLDYNSSAAEEDQALPLFDVYAIATATNNFSFTNKIGEGGFGPVYKGVLPTGQQVAVKRLSKESGQGLKEFKNEVVLISKLQHRNLVRLLGCCIHGEDKMLVYEYMANRSLDLYIFNQTRGTALDWGKRLDIILGIARGLLYLHRDSRLRIIHRDLKASNILLDSEMNPKISDFGLARTFGGDQTEAKTMAICLQSTP; this is encoded by the exons ATGAAGCTCCTTCTTTCCATTTGCTTGTGCTTCATCTCTATCTCCTTTGCATTAGACACCTTATCGCCGAGCAAAACTCTCAGAGACAACGGTCAAACTCTCGTTTCCACAGGCGACGCATTCGAATTAGGCTTCTTCAGTCCCTTCGATTCCAAAAACCGTTACATCGGAATCTGGTTCAAGAACATTCCACAAAAGACGGTCGTTTGGGTTGCCAACAAAAACAGCCCACTCACAGACGACTCAGGTGTCCTCTCGATCAATTCCACAGGAAACATATTCATACATGGAAACCAGTCCGCCATGGCCATCTGGTCTTCAAATTCTTCAGCCAGCAATCCTATCTTGCAACTCCTGAACACAGGAAACCTTGTGCTTAAAGATGGTGCGGATGATGGAAGCTATGCTTGGCAGAGTTTCGATCATCCCTGCGATACGTTGTTACCGGGCATGAAGCTTGGATGGAACCTAATGACAAAACAGAACTGGTTTCTGACTTCATGGAAGAGTCTTCAAGATCCAGCCTCTGGAGACTTCACCTACAAAATAGACCCTCTTGGTCTTCCACAGATCTCTCTTCGCAAAGGATCCCAGATTGAATTCAGAAGCGGGACCTGGGATGGTGTTCGTTTCGGCGGGGAAACTCTGCTCCGAGAAAACCCTGTCTTCAATCCCATCTTCGTTTTCAACACGAGTTATATCTTCTATTCCTTTGAAAATATCGATAGTTCTGTAATTTCAAGGTTCGTGGTCAACCAATCAGGCTTGATCGAACACCTCACATGGAGCGACCGCGGAGAGTGGGTGAATATAGCCAATATGCAGAAAGATGAGTGTGATATGTACGGACACTGTGGTCCTTATGGCATTTGCAACATTAACAAGTCCCCAGTTTGCCAATGCCCAACTGGGTTCACTCCAAAAGTACCTAAAGACTGGAACGTGATGGATTGGGCGGGCGGATGCATAAAAAAGACCCCGCTGAACTGTGGTGAAAACGAGGGGTTCCAGAAGTTTTCAAGGCTAAAGTTACCGGATTCTTCACAGCTTAGGAAAAACGGGACGGTTTTAAGCCTTAAGGAATGTAAAGCGGCTTGTTTGAGAGACTGCTCGTGTGTGGCTTATGCCGTAACTGATGCTAGTGGCTGCGTGGTTTGGTTCGGAGCCTTGATTGATATCAGAGAGTATAATGAATTTGGGCAAGATTTGTATATTCGGATGGCTACTTCGGATCTAG AATCCAATAACAACGACAGACGCACGGTGGTGATAGTGTCGGTATCCGTAGTATTTGGAGTGGTTCTGGTGGCCTCGGTCTGCTCGTTTTTCATTTGGAAGAGGACCTCCCGCATAAGCAAAG CTCAGCAACTGGGAGTAAATAATCTAAGTCTAGATTACAATTCTAGTGCTGCCGAGGAGGACCAAGCGCTACCTCTATTTGATGTTTATGCTATTGCAACAGCCACTAACAACTTCTCTTTCACGAATAAGATAGGTGAAGGAGGTTTTGGTCCTGTTTACAAG GGTGTGCTCCCAACTGGACAACAAGTAGCAGTGAAGAGGCTTTCCAAAGAATCAGGACAAGGCCTCAAAGAGTTCAAGAATGAGGTTGTCTTGATCTCGAAACTTCAGCACCGAAATCTTGTTAGGCTCTTGGGATGTTGTATTCATGGAGAAGATAAGATGTTGGTCTATGAATACATGGCAAACAGAAgtttagatttatatatattca ATCAAACAAGAGGTACTGCACTTGATTGGGGGAAGCGCTTGGACATTATACTAGGGATTGCTCGAGgacttctttatcttcatcGCGATTCAAGGCTAAGAATCATTCATAGGGATCTTAAGGCTAGTAATATTCtcttagatagtgagatgaatcCGAAGATATCAGACTTTGGCTTGGCAAGAACGTTTGGAGGTGATCAAACTGAAGCAAAAACAA TGGCTATATGTCTCCAGAGTACGCCATAG